A window from Thunnus albacares chromosome 19, fThuAlb1.1, whole genome shotgun sequence encodes these proteins:
- the mgat1b gene encoding alpha-1,3-mannosyl-glycoprotein 2-beta-N-acetylglucosaminyltransferase b, whose product MVRKKGSLILCGAFLFVAWNALLLLYLWGRPPIGRLGEGGGAEPGGKEEWGVGRGKGSPVNLAGEVIRLAEEVEIQLETQKKLLKQIESHRAVWARQKDVGKRETEDTKEVKVEAVHQPPKPPLPLKDNVHDRDQTEEKQTEQKPVPTVAPDIKLEQHQVNEIKKEIVDNNKLVTSVANPEVVIPILVIACDRVTVKRSLDKLIQYRPSPELYPIIVSQDCGHAETARVIDSYGHQVTHISQPDLSDIRVRPEHRKFQGYYKIARHYRWALNQVFNTFSQSTVVIVEDDLEVAPDFFEYFRALYPILRSDPTLWCVSAWNDNGRDALVDPSKAELLYRTDFFPGLGWMLLKEMWDELEPKWPSAFWDDWMRQPEQRKDRSCIRPEISRTITFGRKGVSLGQFFDQYLRYIKLNTEFVPFTKQDLSYLLKEKYDERFIKEVYSAPLVKIEDLQQGGSLRGAGPYRVQYSSRDSFKVFARNLGVMDDLKSGVPRTGYRGVVSFLYRGRRVFLAPPEGSIKYDVSWS is encoded by the exons ATGGTTCGAAAGAAAGGTTCTCTTATACTATGCGGTGCTTTCCTGTTTGTCGCCTGGAATGCTTTGCTTCTACTTTATCTTTGGGGTCGGCCTCCAATAGGCCGCCTTGGGGAAGGCGGTGGAGCTGAAccaggaggaaaggaggagtgGGGCGTGGGCAGAGGGAAAGGGAGCCCGGTCAACCTGGCTGGGGAGGTGATCCGGCTGGCAGAGGAGGTTGAAATTCAGCTTGAGACCCAGAAAAAGCTGCTGAAGCAGATTGAAAGTCACAGGGCAGTGTGGGCTCGGCAGAAAGATGTTgggaaaagagaaacagaagatacAAAAGAAGTCAAAGTAGAGGCTGTCCACCAGCCACCGAAGCCTCCACTTCCTCTAAAAGACAATGTGCATGACAGGGAccaaactgaagaaaaacagacagaacaaaAGCCTGTTCCTACAGTAGCTCCCGACATTAAATTAGAACAGCACCAGGTCAATGAAATAAAGAAGGAAATTGTTGACAACAATAAATTGGTGACTTCTGTTGCAAACCCAGAAGTCGTCATTCCTATTCTAGTTATTGCCTGTGACAGAGTGACGGTAAAACGGAGCCTTGACAAACTTATACAGTACCGTCCTTCTCCGGAACTCTATCCAATCATAGTCAGCCAGGACTGTGGGCACGCTGAGACAGCTCGTGTGATTGACTCCTATGGCCATCAAGTGACACACATAAGCCAACCAGACTTGTCGGACATCAGAGTCCGGCCAGAGCACAGGAAATTCCAGGGCTACTACAAAATTGCCCGACATTACCGCTGGGCACTCAACCAAGTGTTCAACACGTTCTCCCAGTCCACTGTGGTCATAGTGGAGGATGACCTGGAG GTGGCACCAGACTTCTTTGAGTATTTTCGAGCCCTGTACCCAATCCTGCGCTCTGACCCAACCTTGTGGTGTGTTTCGGCCTGGAACGATAACGGCAGAGATGCCTTGGTGGATCCATCCAAAGCTGAACTGCTCTACAGGACAGACTTCTTCCCTGGTCTGGGCTGGATGCTGCTGAAGGAGAtgtgggatgaactggaacccAAATGGCCCTCTGCGTTCTGGGACGACTGGATGCGTCAACCAGAACAGCGCAAGGACCGCTCCTGCATCCGGCCTGAAATCTCCCGGACTATTACCTTTGGCCGAAAAGGCGTCAGTTTAGGTCAATTCTTTGACCAGTACCTTCGCTATATTAAGCTAAACACTGAATTTGTGCCTTTTACCAAACAGGATTTATCTTATCTGCTAAAAGAGAAGTATGATGAAAGGTTTATCAAAGAGGTTTACAGCGCCCCACTGGTGAAGATTGAGGACCTACAACAGGGGGGGAGTTTAAGAGGAGCCGGTCCGTACCGGGTGCAGTACTCCAGCCGGGACAGTTTTAAAGTCTTTGCTCGAAATCTTGGGGTGATGGATGACTTGAAATCTGGAGTCCCTCGTACAGGTTACAGGGGAGTAGTCAGTTTCTTGTACCGGGGTCGAAGAGTGTTCTTGGCTCCACCAGAGGGCTCAATCAAGTACGACGTCAGCTGGAGCTGA